The Peribacillus simplex genome contains a region encoding:
- a CDS encoding general stress protein, giving the protein MDKRIIGVYETGEEAIKAVESLQAQGYDREDISVVAKDKEELNTVNEETGTKVEEGLAAGAATGGILGGAAGLLAGVGALAIPGIGPVLAAGPLAATLAGAAVGAGTGGLAGTLIGMGIPEDEANRYEADVKSGKLLVLVDSDARKSSSSYSGITETDETLTNSRRTL; this is encoded by the coding sequence ATGGATAAGCGTATAATTGGTGTATATGAAACTGGAGAAGAAGCCATAAAGGCTGTTGAGTCATTACAGGCCCAAGGGTATGATCGTGAAGATATTTCGGTGGTAGCTAAAGATAAAGAAGAATTAAATACAGTGAATGAAGAAACGGGTACAAAAGTTGAAGAGGGGCTCGCAGCTGGTGCGGCGACCGGAGGTATTTTGGGCGGTGCTGCCGGATTATTGGCTGGTGTGGGTGCTTTGGCCATTCCGGGAATCGGACCGGTACTGGCAGCCGGGCCGCTTGCTGCAACATTAGCCGGAGCGGCTGTAGGTGCTGGTACAGGAGGATTGGCCGGTACATTAATCGGAATGGGCATACCTGAAGACGAAGCTAATCGTTATGAAGCGGATGTAAAGAGTGGCAAGCTGCTTGTTTTAGTCGATTCTGATGCGAGAAAATCCAGTTCTTCTTACTCGGGAATAACTGAAACCGATGAAACGCTAACGAACAGTAGAAGAACTCTATAA
- a CDS encoding uridine kinase family protein: MNFPTLDGQYTISSLIAEIHEISKKRFPYILAIDGRGGSGKSTLASRIQTECPGSTVVHMDDFYLPSSDRVQLPPSQKQIGADYDWERVFNQILRPLTSGRDARYQRYDWKTDTMAEWHDVPAEGLLIIEGTYSIRKELAGYHDFTIWVECPRDQRLKRGLERDGEEARQMWEDNWMVHEDLYVGAQRPQERADLIVDGTS; the protein is encoded by the coding sequence ATGAATTTTCCAACACTTGATGGACAGTATACGATTAGCAGCCTTATAGCTGAAATTCACGAAATTTCCAAAAAACGATTTCCATATATATTGGCCATAGATGGCCGGGGCGGATCTGGAAAAAGTACACTCGCTTCCCGTATCCAAACTGAGTGTCCGGGTAGCACGGTCGTTCATATGGATGATTTTTATTTGCCATCATCGGATAGGGTCCAACTGCCTCCATCCCAAAAGCAGATTGGTGCGGATTATGATTGGGAACGGGTGTTTAACCAAATTCTGAGACCGCTTACAAGCGGGCGGGATGCAAGGTATCAAAGGTATGATTGGAAAACGGACACTATGGCCGAATGGCATGATGTTCCTGCTGAAGGCCTTTTAATTATAGAAGGGACATATTCCATCCGTAAAGAATTGGCAGGGTACCATGATTTTACGATTTGGGTGGAATGTCCCCGTGATCAGCGTTTGAAACGGGGGCTTGAGCGGGATGGTGAAGAAGCGCGGCAAATGTGGGAGGATAATTGGATGGTGCATGAAGATCTTTATGTGGGTGCGCAAAGGCCTCAAGAAAGAGCGGATCTTATTGTGGACGGAACGAGCTGA
- a CDS encoding methyl-accepting chemotaxis protein, which translates to MSKAVKSLDARSDDISAIVKTISGIAGQTNLLALNAAIEAARAGEHGKGFAVVADEVKKLAEQTENSLKEISEIIQAMQTDTTNTVQLIDQVN; encoded by the coding sequence ATGAGTAAGGCAGTCAAATCATTGGATGCGCGCTCAGATGATATTAGTGCAATCGTAAAGACTATAAGCGGGATTGCAGGACAAACGAATTTACTCGCTCTTAATGCCGCCATCGAAGCAGCCAGGGCCGGTGAGCACGGAAAAGGGTTTGCAGTTGTTGCCGATGAAGTGAAGAAATTGGCCGAACAGACGGAAAACTCACTGAAAGAAATCTCTGAAATCATTCAAGCCATGCAAACCGATACAACCAATACCGTTCAATTGATTGATCAAGTCAATTAA
- the bluB gene encoding 5,6-dimethylbenzimidazole synthase — MFTNEEQAAVYKAIYNRRDIRSFLPKPISKDILRRILDAAHHAPSVGFMQPWSFIVISSQETKNSLAWAADKERRALAIHYEGDKENKFLSLKVEGLKEAPYTICVTCDPTRGGSHVLGRNSIPETDILSTACAIQNMWLAACAEGLAMGWVSFYKKNDIRDILEIPPHIEPVALLSIGYTDQYPDKPILELANWEKRRPMDELIFKDKWGNK; from the coding sequence ATGTTTACTAATGAAGAACAAGCTGCCGTTTATAAAGCCATTTATAACCGAAGGGATATCAGGAGTTTTTTGCCTAAGCCCATTTCAAAGGATATACTCCGCAGAATTTTGGATGCTGCACATCATGCGCCGTCTGTAGGATTCATGCAACCTTGGAGTTTCATCGTGATTTCATCTCAGGAAACCAAGAACAGTTTGGCATGGGCAGCGGATAAAGAAAGAAGGGCACTCGCCATTCATTATGAAGGAGATAAAGAAAATAAGTTTCTTAGTTTGAAAGTGGAAGGGTTAAAAGAAGCACCTTACACCATTTGTGTTACATGCGACCCGACACGGGGCGGCTCCCATGTTTTAGGGAGGAACTCCATTCCGGAAACGGATATCCTATCCACAGCCTGCGCGATTCAAAATATGTGGCTGGCTGCCTGTGCGGAAGGGTTGGCAATGGGATGGGTAAGCTTTTATAAGAAAAATGATATTCGTGATATTTTGGAGATTCCGCCGCATATAGAACCCGTCGCACTCCTGTCGATTGGCTATACGGATCAATATCCGGATAAACCCATTCTTGAACTTGCTAATTGGGAAAAAAGAAGGCCGATGGATGAACTTATTTTCAAAGATAAATGGGGTAATAAATAA
- a CDS encoding PH domain-containing protein, translating into MMEEHAKRLHPFKIPFEFWKLLKGNAFFIIMLYVLNFGSEKMYMMVLQVGFLVYLIWKVISVILKWYTYKYQIKEGTIYITSGLISKSYRTVPLHKVQNVQQRTTLFHKIFSLTSLTFETGMTGDQGTVPFEVISRKEAERLEGEYASKQEIPVIEVDIPEERIAEPINEKTIHFTPTKQDVLKASFTSLSFLALIPILATLYNTLDDFINLENAEGFLAKLDTWWIITIVLASFVCVAVAFGIVSTFVKYGKYEISSDHERIYIMKGVLDESAFSIQKEKVQAVEITQSIIKRLLGLAEVKLVSAGNTGGEELETNTLYPFLSIERAYGMVEEILPAYKVERSMEPLSKQAFKIRMLRPSFFWILTTLAIYYFKPSLWYISLILLVLIYSLRIMDYKNSRYLLNDEFIQFKSGSLETSLFITKRSKVIQIEVERSKLQKLFGLATIETINRSKPVHHTKLQDVSVEYADEFYTWYMDRTKNIQVE; encoded by the coding sequence ATGATGGAAGAACATGCAAAACGATTACACCCTTTCAAAATCCCCTTCGAGTTTTGGAAATTGCTGAAAGGAAATGCGTTTTTCATCATCATGCTTTATGTCCTGAACTTCGGTTCTGAAAAGATGTATATGATGGTACTCCAAGTCGGCTTTCTAGTTTATCTGATTTGGAAAGTCATTTCCGTCATCCTAAAATGGTATACGTATAAATACCAAATCAAAGAAGGAACCATATATATTACTTCAGGGCTCATCTCGAAATCGTATCGGACGGTCCCGCTTCATAAGGTACAGAACGTTCAGCAACGCACGACGTTATTTCATAAGATTTTCAGTTTAACCTCTTTAACATTCGAAACGGGGATGACTGGTGATCAGGGTACCGTACCTTTCGAGGTGATTTCCCGAAAAGAGGCCGAACGGCTTGAGGGGGAATATGCTTCAAAACAGGAAATTCCGGTTATCGAAGTGGATATTCCCGAAGAACGAATAGCTGAACCAATCAATGAAAAAACGATCCATTTCACACCAACCAAGCAAGATGTGCTGAAAGCTTCCTTTACATCACTCAGCTTCCTGGCTCTTATCCCGATATTGGCTACGTTATATAATACACTCGATGATTTTATCAATTTGGAGAACGCTGAAGGGTTTCTTGCCAAGTTGGATACGTGGTGGATCATAACCATCGTTCTTGCAAGCTTCGTATGTGTCGCCGTTGCCTTCGGAATCGTCTCCACATTCGTCAAATATGGAAAATATGAAATTTCATCCGATCACGAGCGTATATATATCATGAAAGGTGTATTGGATGAATCCGCTTTTTCCATTCAGAAAGAAAAAGTACAAGCTGTAGAAATCACCCAATCAATCATTAAAAGATTGCTAGGCTTGGCAGAAGTGAAACTGGTCAGTGCAGGAAATACGGGCGGTGAAGAGTTGGAAACGAATACACTCTATCCTTTTTTATCGATCGAACGGGCATATGGGATGGTAGAAGAGATTTTACCCGCTTACAAAGTGGAACGGTCAATGGAGCCGCTATCGAAACAGGCCTTCAAAATCCGAATGCTGCGGCCCAGCTTTTTCTGGATTCTCACAACATTGGCAATCTATTATTTTAAACCCTCCCTATGGTATATATCGCTGATTTTACTCGTCCTCATTTATTCATTGAGAATAATGGATTACAAAAATAGCCGTTACTTGTTAAATGATGAGTTCATTCAGTTCAAGTCCGGAAGTTTGGAAACATCGCTATTCATTACCAAAAGAAGCAAGGTCATTCAAATTGAGGTGGAACGTTCGAAGTTGCAAAAGCTTTTCGGTCTTGCCACAATTGAAACGATCAACCGCTCCAAGCCTGTACACCATACAAAGCTCCAGGATGTATCCGTTGAATATGCAGACGAGTTTTACACATGGTATATGGACAGGACAAAAAATATCCAAGTCGAATAG
- a CDS encoding aldehyde dehydrogenase family protein gives MTETLKKKLFINGKWQESEKFTTLKSPYSGEVLAEIPSASLEDVELAIESAHQARKTMAALPSHKRAAILEKLASLLEGRKDEAAEIIAKEAAKPIKTAMVEVSRTIATYKFAAEEAKRIHGETLTMDATADGEGRIGYTVREPLGVVGAITPFNFPMNLVAHKVGPAIAAGNTLVLKPASQTPLSSLFLAELLAETDLPAGAFNLVTGSGSVIGDKLVTDSRVKSISFTGSPAVGIGIRNKAGLKKVSLELGSNAAVIVDKGINIDKIIQRCVSAAFAFQGQVCISLQRAYVHEEVYDEFVKKFTEATNGLKLGDSLDPSVDISALISAGDVQRSLDWIGEAKQHGAIVAAGGKSEGNILHPTVLLEVDAMLKVSCQEVFAPIVLINKVSSVEEAIDLVNDSEFGLQAGIYTENINLALSAAEQLEVGGVIINDIPTYRVDNMPYGGVKKSGTGREGLKYAIEEMTEMKLVIINRN, from the coding sequence ATGACGGAAACGCTGAAAAAAAAATTATTCATTAATGGTAAATGGCAAGAATCTGAAAAGTTCACGACACTAAAGTCTCCCTATAGCGGGGAAGTTCTAGCGGAGATTCCTTCGGCAAGCCTTGAAGATGTTGAGTTGGCAATAGAATCAGCCCATCAAGCTAGAAAAACAATGGCAGCTTTACCTAGTCATAAACGTGCTGCAATACTTGAAAAGCTTGCGAGCCTTTTGGAGGGCCGCAAAGATGAGGCAGCTGAAATTATTGCTAAAGAGGCAGCGAAACCGATCAAAACGGCAATGGTTGAAGTATCCCGGACGATTGCCACATATAAATTTGCAGCAGAGGAAGCAAAAAGGATTCATGGGGAAACATTGACGATGGATGCTACAGCTGACGGAGAAGGAAGGATAGGATACACAGTCCGTGAGCCTCTAGGCGTTGTGGGTGCGATTACTCCTTTTAATTTTCCGATGAACCTGGTTGCCCATAAAGTAGGCCCGGCCATTGCTGCCGGAAATACACTTGTCCTGAAACCTGCGAGCCAAACACCGCTATCTTCACTATTTCTTGCTGAACTATTAGCCGAAACTGATTTGCCGGCAGGTGCGTTTAATTTAGTTACCGGAAGCGGTTCGGTCATTGGTGATAAATTAGTCACCGATTCACGGGTGAAGAGCATTTCATTTACTGGAAGTCCTGCTGTCGGAATCGGGATCCGCAATAAGGCCGGATTAAAGAAAGTGAGTCTTGAACTAGGTTCGAATGCGGCTGTCATCGTTGATAAAGGGATCAATATCGATAAAATCATCCAACGCTGTGTATCGGCAGCATTCGCTTTTCAAGGGCAGGTCTGCATTTCCTTACAGCGCGCATATGTTCATGAAGAGGTATATGATGAGTTCGTCAAAAAATTCACAGAAGCAACGAATGGCTTGAAACTAGGAGATTCTTTGGACCCGTCTGTGGATATTTCGGCATTAATCAGCGCTGGTGATGTACAGCGAAGCCTGGATTGGATCGGTGAAGCTAAACAACACGGTGCGATCGTTGCAGCAGGAGGTAAATCTGAAGGGAATATCCTGCATCCGACTGTATTGCTGGAAGTGGATGCAATGCTTAAGGTATCTTGTCAGGAAGTCTTCGCTCCCATTGTTTTGATCAATAAGGTTTCTTCTGTTGAGGAAGCGATTGACTTGGTCAACGATTCCGAATTCGGATTGCAGGCAGGGATTTACACAGAAAATATCAATCTGGCTCTTTCTGCTGCAGAACAATTGGAAGTCGGCGGTGTTATCATTAATGATATCCCAACTTACCGTGTTGACAACATGCCGTATGGCGGAGTCAAAAAAAGCGGGACGGGCCGCGAAGGGTTAAAATATGCCATTGAAGAAATGACGGAAATGAAACTGGTCATTATTAACCGAAATTAA
- the rpoN gene encoding RNA polymerase factor sigma-54, producing MQVGFELYQKQTLKLSLTPELQQSIKILQYSTHELIGFLNRQAYENPVLEISFKDPSASLSESSIRTPKIHSLKRSSKSKSFNGDNDYNPINNYSINTETLESHLLEQLSLLSSLKAIERRILQFLIGNLNEYGFLELDANWTASHFSVSVEEIEKMIQVLQSLDPIGVGAKDLTDCLLIQLREHEDHNELAYKIVKKHLTDLAEKRYRKIAALYKVTIQEVQEAADFIRTLNPRPVSHFSNDLTHYITPDVYVEKEKEGFLITVNDSCTPKLSISPFYKDHISLNPVNPAKDYIKRHINDAQLLLKGLEQRQMTLYKVAATIVDEQQEFFMKGITGLKPMTLKDISEKLQVHESTISRATSNKYIQTPHGLFKLRNFFTRGVNRVNSQATESTTTIKEKIKVLIADEDKIKPFSDQKLCQIFENEGMKISRRTIAKYREDLGIPGSSKRRRF from the coding sequence ATGCAGGTAGGATTCGAACTGTACCAAAAACAAACCTTGAAATTATCATTAACCCCTGAATTACAGCAATCGATCAAGATCCTTCAATATTCGACACATGAACTAATAGGTTTCCTAAACCGACAGGCTTATGAAAATCCCGTTCTAGAAATAAGCTTTAAAGACCCCTCCGCATCACTTTCCGAATCTAGCATTCGTACACCTAAAATACATTCTCTGAAACGGTCCTCTAAAAGTAAAAGTTTCAACGGGGATAATGATTACAACCCAATCAACAATTATTCAATCAACACAGAAACATTGGAAAGCCATTTACTGGAACAATTGAGTTTACTAAGTTCGTTGAAAGCAATTGAAAGGAGGATTCTCCAATTTTTAATTGGGAACTTAAATGAATATGGGTTTCTTGAATTGGATGCCAATTGGACTGCCTCGCACTTTTCCGTGTCCGTCGAAGAAATAGAAAAAATGATTCAAGTTTTGCAATCCCTTGACCCGATTGGAGTCGGGGCTAAAGATCTGACCGATTGCTTACTCATTCAACTGCGTGAGCATGAGGATCACAATGAATTGGCGTATAAGATCGTTAAAAAGCACTTAACGGACTTAGCAGAAAAACGCTACAGGAAAATTGCCGCCCTTTACAAAGTGACCATTCAGGAAGTACAAGAAGCAGCGGATTTCATCCGTACGTTAAACCCGCGTCCCGTCAGTCACTTTTCCAATGATTTGACTCATTACATCACTCCGGACGTTTACGTGGAAAAAGAAAAAGAAGGTTTTCTGATAACGGTCAATGATAGCTGCACACCTAAACTTTCCATCAGTCCTTTCTACAAGGACCACATCTCTCTGAATCCTGTTAATCCAGCTAAAGATTATATAAAAAGGCATATAAATGATGCCCAATTACTTTTAAAAGGTCTCGAACAAAGGCAAATGACACTTTACAAGGTGGCAGCGACAATCGTGGACGAGCAGCAAGAGTTTTTCATGAAGGGAATTACGGGGCTAAAACCTATGACACTGAAAGACATTTCGGAAAAACTTCAGGTTCATGAATCAACAATCAGCAGGGCCACGAGCAATAAATATATCCAGACGCCGCATGGCCTCTTTAAACTTAGGAACTTCTTTACTAGAGGGGTAAACCGCGTGAATAGCCAAGCAACCGAATCAACGACCACCATCAAGGAAAAAATAAAGGTCTTGATTGCCGATGAAGATAAGATAAAGCCTTTTTCAGATCAGAAACTTTGTCAAATATTCGAAAATGAAGGGATGAAGATCTCCCGCCGCACTATTGCAAAATACCGTGAAGATCTCGGTATACCGGGATCTTCAAAACGGCGCAGATTTTAA
- a CDS encoding PH domain-containing protein: protein MQTKRGAWSETHELIPMTKVQSVKLNQGPFLQKYNLYSLSIGTMGDSHDIPAIPEKEAYELRDKIAHFAKIKEVD from the coding sequence ATTCAAACAAAACGTGGAGCCTGGAGTGAAACGCATGAACTCATTCCGATGACGAAGGTCCAATCCGTCAAATTGAACCAAGGACCGTTTTTGCAAAAATATAACCTTTATTCCCTTAGCATCGGAACAATGGGGGACTCTCATGACATACCTGCCATCCCCGAGAAAGAAGCTTATGAATTACGAGATAAAATTGCCCATTTCGCAAAAATTAAGGAAGTGGATTAA
- the dacB gene encoding D-alanyl-D-alanine carboxypeptidase/D-alanyl-D-alanine endopeptidase — protein sequence MQAANDDGNLGQEIQQILDESPGLAGALTGISIRSAETGEMIYERGSQTRLRPASNLKLLTAAAALETLGEDHAFETELYIKGVQVGQVLQGNVYLKGKGDPTLLEKDFDELAASLKHRQVKLVHGDLIGDDSWYDDVRYSQDLVWSDEQEYYGAAVSALTASPNEDYDTGTIIVEISPGKKAGKRAMVKLKPETDYVKVINKTKTESEDGNNKIEVERSHGTQVITVTGTIPEHAGVIKEWISVKDPTVYALSLFENSMNKQGIKVLGKREKGKTPVGADMIATHRSMPLSQLLIPFMKLSNNSHAEVLVKEMGKEAEGEGSWKDGLKVARNQLKSMGLDMQTIMMRDGSGISQVNMIPANEITKLLYAVQEKTWFTAYLNALPIAGNDNRMVGGTLRKRMKGTYAAGNVRAKTGTISGTSSLSGYVTTKRGEKVIFSIILNNFVEEKGITAIQDKIAVMLAEKENRLGSGL from the coding sequence ATGCAGGCTGCGAATGATGATGGAAACCTAGGGCAGGAAATTCAACAAATATTGGATGAATCGCCGGGATTGGCTGGCGCGTTAACGGGAATTTCCATCCGTTCAGCTGAAACGGGGGAAATGATTTATGAACGGGGGTCGCAAACGAGATTGCGTCCTGCTTCGAACCTTAAGCTATTGACTGCAGCAGCTGCGCTGGAAACTTTAGGGGAAGATCATGCTTTTGAAACGGAACTATACATAAAAGGAGTGCAAGTTGGCCAGGTTCTGCAGGGCAATGTATACCTGAAGGGAAAAGGAGACCCCACATTATTGGAAAAGGATTTCGATGAGCTGGCAGCTTCACTGAAGCACAGGCAAGTTAAGCTGGTTCACGGGGATCTTATAGGCGATGATTCTTGGTATGATGATGTTCGTTATTCCCAAGACTTAGTTTGGAGCGATGAACAGGAATATTACGGGGCAGCCGTTTCGGCTTTAACCGCTTCCCCGAATGAAGACTACGATACCGGTACCATCATCGTGGAGATATCACCTGGGAAAAAGGCTGGTAAAAGGGCAATGGTGAAGCTGAAGCCGGAAACGGATTATGTGAAGGTCATCAACAAAACGAAAACTGAATCGGAAGACGGCAATAATAAAATTGAAGTCGAAAGGTCTCATGGCACACAAGTCATTACGGTGACCGGAACCATTCCGGAGCATGCCGGGGTGATCAAAGAGTGGATTTCCGTGAAAGATCCCACAGTATATGCCCTGAGCTTATTTGAAAACTCAATGAATAAACAAGGAATTAAAGTGTTGGGAAAAAGGGAAAAAGGGAAAACGCCAGTAGGAGCGGACATGATTGCCACTCATCGGTCCATGCCGCTTTCACAACTGCTTATACCTTTCATGAAATTGAGCAATAACAGCCATGCCGAGGTTTTGGTGAAGGAAATGGGCAAAGAGGCAGAAGGGGAGGGAAGCTGGAAGGATGGTTTGAAGGTTGCTCGAAATCAGCTGAAGAGTATGGGTCTCGATATGCAAACGATCATGATGCGTGATGGATCTGGAATTTCACAAGTCAATATGATTCCAGCGAATGAAATAACGAAGCTGCTGTATGCCGTACAGGAAAAAACGTGGTTTACTGCTTACTTGAATGCTTTGCCGATTGCAGGCAACGACAATCGGATGGTGGGCGGTACGCTAAGAAAGAGGATGAAAGGAACATATGCAGCCGGGAATGTTCGCGCTAAAACAGGGACGATTTCAGGAACGAGCTCCTTATCAGGTTACGTTACGACCAAAAGAGGGGAAAAAGTCATATTTTCGATCATCTTGAATAATTTTGTAGAAGAAAAAGGCATTACGGCAATCCAGGATAAGATAGCCGTGATGCTCGCAGAAAAGGAAAACCGGTTGGGGAGTGGCCTTTAG
- a CDS encoding aspartate aminotransferase family protein, with protein sequence MIKETTGIQELIDLDKKHFIHPTTAIEQQQADGPSFIFKEGKGIYLTDVKGRTVIDGMASLWNVNIGHGQEEMAEVAKEQMTKLAFTSSFATFSNEPAIRLAAKIASIAPGDLNAVFFTSGGSESNDTAIKLARHYWLLKGQPNRQKIISRSKSYHGVAMGATSATGLKPFRDFTNSIAPDFYHVDGSSIEELRKVIEQEGPETIAAFIAEPIQGAGGVNLPPEGYFKEVREICNEYGILMVTDEVITGFGRTGTYFGIEHFGVVPDMMCFAKGVTSGYAQLGGVVLNDKMHQDFIALSKGTLLHGYTYSGHPMACAVALKNIEIIERENLIENSKQRGEELLAGFKKLQSKHPIIGDVRALGLIGGISIVKDKQTGEGFETQLAPRLVAEAAKNGLICRSVTFDQDTLVFAPPLIITKSEVERIIEILDETFTAVEKEIL encoded by the coding sequence ATGATCAAAGAAACGACGGGTATTCAGGAATTAATCGATTTGGATAAAAAGCATTTTATTCATCCGACTACGGCAATCGAGCAACAGCAAGCAGATGGTCCAAGTTTCATCTTTAAGGAAGGGAAGGGAATATATCTTACGGATGTCAAGGGCAGGACTGTCATTGATGGCATGGCTTCACTTTGGAATGTGAATATTGGGCATGGACAAGAAGAGATGGCTGAAGTCGCGAAGGAACAAATGACGAAGCTGGCTTTCACCTCAAGTTTCGCCACTTTCAGCAATGAGCCGGCAATCCGGTTGGCGGCCAAAATCGCTTCCATCGCTCCTGGGGATTTGAATGCAGTTTTCTTCACTTCAGGTGGATCGGAGTCGAATGATACGGCCATCAAACTTGCTCGTCATTACTGGCTTTTGAAAGGGCAGCCTAATCGTCAAAAAATCATTTCCCGCTCGAAATCCTATCATGGAGTGGCAATGGGAGCTACAAGTGCGACTGGCCTGAAGCCGTTCCGGGACTTCACGAATTCAATCGCACCGGATTTTTACCATGTGGACGGTTCCTCCATTGAGGAGTTGCGTAAGGTCATAGAACAGGAAGGGCCGGAAACGATTGCAGCATTTATTGCTGAACCGATTCAAGGGGCTGGTGGCGTGAACCTTCCTCCTGAAGGCTATTTTAAGGAAGTAAGGGAAATTTGTAATGAATACGGCATTTTAATGGTGACGGATGAAGTCATTACAGGTTTCGGAAGAACAGGGACTTATTTTGGGATTGAACACTTTGGGGTTGTACCTGATATGATGTGCTTCGCAAAAGGTGTGACGAGCGGATATGCACAGTTAGGCGGGGTCGTCCTGAATGATAAGATGCATCAGGATTTCATTGCCCTTTCAAAAGGCACGCTTTTACACGGCTACACATACAGTGGCCATCCTATGGCATGTGCGGTTGCTTTGAAAAATATTGAAATAATTGAACGTGAAAACTTGATAGAAAACTCAAAACAGCGTGGTGAAGAGTTGCTTGCCGGCTTTAAGAAGCTTCAAAGCAAACACCCGATTATTGGTGATGTCAGGGCACTTGGATTAATTGGAGGCATCTCCATCGTAAAGGACAAACAAACAGGCGAAGGCTTTGAGACACAGCTTGCTCCAAGACTGGTTGCTGAAGCGGCGAAAAACGGCTTGATTTGCCGGTCTGTTACGTTTGATCAAGATACACTCGTATTCGCACCGCCTTTAATCATTACTAAATCGGAAGTCGAAAGAATAATTGAAATCCTTGATGAGACATTTACTGCTGTCGAAAAAGAAATTTTATAA